A window from Chrysemys picta bellii isolate R12L10 chromosome 2, ASM1138683v2, whole genome shotgun sequence encodes these proteins:
- the FIGNL1 gene encoding fidgetin-like protein 1 isoform X1, whose translation MQTPVSSAVHLSEWQKNYFAITSDTCTPGQKADGYRAQILHIQYAWANSEISQVCATNLFKKYAEKYSAIIDSDNAETGLNNYAENILTLARCQQNDSDKWQSSLTTSNVFELKSVQELMQAGKKFQSSLMAPADAFVVVDKEVSASVTPGLPKLNVCSSAVDTDLWASSSKCISQGPDILESLSSLKCLQSSVPSVTKTTDILPASSASLNELPNTGFYASPLSGNNKASSSSSVKPPSHFEIGQNLSFSNHSSLPAGSGNPGKRKTFYSSSDESNSTSSSLASSKPSINTETKNFVGSGNGSEESNGFKTAKEQLWIDQQKKYHNQPQRTPVSSYGGIKKSLGAGRSRGPFGKFVPPVPRQDGNENGGPQYKPYGAGPTESSFPVDERLKNIEPKMIELIMHEIMDHGPPVNWDDIAGVDFAKATIKEIVVWPMLRPDIFTGLRGPPKGILLFGPPGTGKTLIGKCIACQSGATFFSISASSLTSKWVGEGEKMVRALFAVARCQQPAVIFIDEIDSLLSQRGDGEHESSRRIKTEFLVQLDGATTSSEDRILVVGATNRPQEIDEAARRRLVKRLYIPLPEASARKQIVTRLMSKEHCCLREEEVELIVKKSDGFSGADMTQLCREASLGPIRSLQSMDIATITPEQVRPISFLDFDNAFKTVRPSVSSKDLELYENWNQTFGCGR comes from the coding sequence ATGCAGACACCTGTCTCTAGTGCTGTACACCTGAGTGAATGGCAGAAGAATTACTTTGCTATTACCTCTGACACCTGTACACCAGGACAGAAGGCAGATGGATACCGTGCACAGATTCTGCACATTCAGTATGCATGGGCAAACTCTGAGATCTCCCAGGTCTGTGCTACCAACCTGTTCAAAAAATATGCAGAGAAATACTCTGCCATTATTGACTCTGACAACGCAGAGACTGGCTTGAATAACTATGctgaaaacattttgactttggCAAGATGTCAGCAAAATGACAGTGACAAGTGGCAGTCCTCCTTGACAACAAGTAATGTGTTTGAATTAAAGAGTGTTCAAGAGTTGATGCAAGCTGGCAAAAAGTTCCAAAGCTCTCTGATGGCACCAGCAGATGCCTTTGTGGTAGTTGATAAGGAGGTCAGTGCCTCTGTTACTCCAGGGCTGCCTAAACTCAATGTGTGCAGCAGTGCTGTAGATACTGACCTCTGGGCTAGCTCATCAAAATGTATAAGTCAGGGACCAGATATTCTTGAAAGTCTCTCATCTTTGAAATGTCTTCAAAGTAGTGTGCCTTCTGTGACCAAAACTACAGATATACTTCCTGCCTCCTCTGCCTCTTTAAATGAACTGCCTAATACAGGTTTCTATGCAAGTCCATTATCTGGAAACAACAAAGCATCAAGTAGCAGTTCTGTGAAACCCCCAAGTCATTTTGAGATTGGACAGAATTTGTCTTTTTCTAATCACTCCTCTCTTCCGGCAGGGTCTGGAAATccaggaaaaaggaaaacattttataGCTCCAGTGATGAAAGCAACAGTACAAGTTCCAGCCTTGCTTCTTCGAAGCCCTCCATTAATACAGAAACCAAGAACTTTGTAGGGAGTGGAAATGGGAGTGAAGAGAGCAATGGTTTTAAAACCGCAAAAGAACAGCTCTGGATAGACCAGCAAAAGAAATATCACAATCAGCCTCAACGCACACCAGTCTCATCCTATGGTGGCATTAAAAAATCTTTGGGAGCTGGAAGGTCTCGGGGTCCATTTGGAAAATTTGTCCCTCCGGTGCCAAGACAAGATGGGAATGAAAATGGAGGACCGCAGTATAAACCTTATGGCGCTGGACCAACAGAGTCTTCATTTCCAGTGGATGAACGTTTGAAGAACATAGAACCAAAAATGATTGAACTTATTATGCACGAGATCATGGACCATGGGCCTCCAGTGAACTGGGATGACATTGCTGGAGTAGACTTTGCTAAAGCAACTATAAAGGAGATAGTAGTCTGGCCTATGCTGAGACCAGACATCTTTACAGGGTTACGTGGTCCTCCCAAAGGAATTCTTCTCTTTGGCCCTCCTGGGACAGGTAAGACTCTTATAGGCAAGTGCATTGCGTGTCAATCAGGAGCTACTTTTTTTAGCATCAGTGCCTCTTCGCTGACCTCCAAGTGGGTAGGTGAGGGGGAAAAGATGGTCCGTGCACTGTTCGCTGTGGCACGATGTCAGCAGCCAGCTGTGATTTTCATTGATGAAATTGATTCTCTCTTGTCTCAGCGTGGAGATGGGGAACACGAATCTTCTAGAAGaataaaaactgaatttttaGTCCAGTTGGATGGAGCAACAACCTCGTCTGAAGACCGTATTCTAGTGGTGGGAGCAACAAATCGGCCGCAAGAAATTGATGAGGCTGCCCGAAGAAGACTGGTAAAAAGGCTGTACATCCCTCTTCCTGAAGCTTCAGCTAGGAAGCAGATTGTAACTCGTCTGATGTCAAAGGAGCACTGCTGTCTAAGAGAAGAGGAAGTTGAGCTCATAGTTAAAAAATCTGATGGATTTTCTGGGGCAGACATGACACAGCTCTGTCGAGAAGCTTCTTTAGGTCCTATCCGTAGCCTTCAGTCCATGGACATTGCAACCATCACACCCGAACAAGTTCGGCCTATTTCTTTTCTTGACTTCGACAATGCTTTCAAAACTGTGCGACCCAGTGTGTCTTCAAAGGATCTGGAACTATATGAAAACTGGAACCAAACATTTGGCTGTGGAAGATAA
- the FIGNL1 gene encoding fidgetin-like protein 1 isoform X2, giving the protein MQTPVSSAVHLSEWQKNYFAITSDTCTPGQKADGYRAQILHIQYAWANSEISQVCATNLFKKYAEKYSAIIDSDNAETGLNNYAENILTLARCQQNDSDKWQSSLTTSNVFELKSVQELMQAGKKFQSSLMAPADAFVVVDKEVSASVTPGLPKLNVCSSAVDTDLWASSSKCISQGPDILESLSSLKCLQSSVPSVTKTTDILPASSASLNELPNTGFYASPLSGNNKASSSSSVKPPSHFEIGQNLSFSNHSSLPAGSGNPGKRKTFYSSSDESNSTSSSLASSKPSINTETKNFVGSGNGSEESNGFKTAKEQLWIDQQKKYHNQPQRTPVSSYGGIKKSLGAGRSRGPFGKFVPPVPRQDGNENGGPQYKPYGAGPTESSFPVDERLKNIEPKMIELIMHEIMDHGPPVNWDDIAGVDFAKATIKEIVVWPMLRPDIFTGLRGPPKGILLFGPPGTDFLVTQEEPDTATPMPSQQMDSSAVKEFLNNCKIQIFQGAIAKLLSTSQHCN; this is encoded by the exons ATGCAGACACCTGTCTCTAGTGCTGTACACCTGAGTGAATGGCAGAAGAATTACTTTGCTATTACCTCTGACACCTGTACACCAGGACAGAAGGCAGATGGATACCGTGCACAGATTCTGCACATTCAGTATGCATGGGCAAACTCTGAGATCTCCCAGGTCTGTGCTACCAACCTGTTCAAAAAATATGCAGAGAAATACTCTGCCATTATTGACTCTGACAACGCAGAGACTGGCTTGAATAACTATGctgaaaacattttgactttggCAAGATGTCAGCAAAATGACAGTGACAAGTGGCAGTCCTCCTTGACAACAAGTAATGTGTTTGAATTAAAGAGTGTTCAAGAGTTGATGCAAGCTGGCAAAAAGTTCCAAAGCTCTCTGATGGCACCAGCAGATGCCTTTGTGGTAGTTGATAAGGAGGTCAGTGCCTCTGTTACTCCAGGGCTGCCTAAACTCAATGTGTGCAGCAGTGCTGTAGATACTGACCTCTGGGCTAGCTCATCAAAATGTATAAGTCAGGGACCAGATATTCTTGAAAGTCTCTCATCTTTGAAATGTCTTCAAAGTAGTGTGCCTTCTGTGACCAAAACTACAGATATACTTCCTGCCTCCTCTGCCTCTTTAAATGAACTGCCTAATACAGGTTTCTATGCAAGTCCATTATCTGGAAACAACAAAGCATCAAGTAGCAGTTCTGTGAAACCCCCAAGTCATTTTGAGATTGGACAGAATTTGTCTTTTTCTAATCACTCCTCTCTTCCGGCAGGGTCTGGAAATccaggaaaaaggaaaacattttataGCTCCAGTGATGAAAGCAACAGTACAAGTTCCAGCCTTGCTTCTTCGAAGCCCTCCATTAATACAGAAACCAAGAACTTTGTAGGGAGTGGAAATGGGAGTGAAGAGAGCAATGGTTTTAAAACCGCAAAAGAACAGCTCTGGATAGACCAGCAAAAGAAATATCACAATCAGCCTCAACGCACACCAGTCTCATCCTATGGTGGCATTAAAAAATCTTTGGGAGCTGGAAGGTCTCGGGGTCCATTTGGAAAATTTGTCCCTCCGGTGCCAAGACAAGATGGGAATGAAAATGGAGGACCGCAGTATAAACCTTATGGCGCTGGACCAACAGAGTCTTCATTTCCAGTGGATGAACGTTTGAAGAACATAGAACCAAAAATGATTGAACTTATTATGCACGAGATCATGGACCATGGGCCTCCAGTGAACTGGGATGACATTGCTGGAGTAGACTTTGCTAAAGCAACTATAAAGGAGATAGTAGTCTGGCCTATGCTGAGACCAGACATCTTTACAGGGTTACGTGGTCCTCCCAAAGGAATTCTTCTCTTTGGCCCTCCTGGGACAG ATTTCCTTGTAACTCAAGAGGAGCCGGACACAGCCACCCCAATGCCAAGTCAGCAGATGGACAGCTCTGCTGTGAAAGAATTTCTGAATAATTGTAAAATACAAATTTTTCAGGGAGCGATTGCAAAACTCCTGTCAACTTCACAACATTGCAACTga